Part of the Vibrio ishigakensis genome, TACTGTCCATCACGGATACCGTACTCGGCTTCTAACCACTCTGGGCGTGCGGCATCGGTGCCCGCGCGCTCTAGCATGGTAGCAACCATGCCCAAATCCCAACCGCGTGCCACTAGGCCCGCTTTCGCTTCTGCTGGCGTTGGTGCTTGACGAATGAGCTCGATAATTTCATCGATGTTCGCCAGTGCCAGCGCCAAGCCTTCAAGGATATGAGCACGCTCACGCGCTTTACGCAATTCGAAGATAGTACGACGAGTTACTACTTCACGACGGTGATCAACAAACGCCTTCAACATCTCTTTTAGGTTGAAGTGCTTAGGCTGGCCCTTATCTAGAGCAACCATGTTGATACCGAAGGTAGTTTGAAGCTGAGTGTGAGCGTACAGGTTGTTAAGAACAACCTCGCCTACTGAGTCACGCTTACATTCGATAACGATACGCATACCATCTTTATCAGACTCGTCGCGCAGTGCACTGATGCCTTCAACCTTCTTATCTTTAACAAGCTCTGCGATCTTCTCGATCAAGCGCGCCTTGTTAACCTGATACGGGATCTCGGTAACAATGATGGTTTCTTTGCCCTTGCTGTCGGCTTCAATCTCAGCCTTAGCACGCATGTAAACCTTACCGCGACCAGTCTTATAAGCATCAACGATGCCCTTGCGGCCACTGATAAGAGCTGCGGTTGGGAAATCTGGACCAGGAATGTAATCCATCAACTCATCGATGGTGATCTCTTCATTCTTAATGAAGGCAAGACAGCCATCAATAACCTCAGTTAGGTTATGTGGCGGAATGTTGGTCGCCATACCAACTGCGATACCAGAAGAACCGTTAACCAGTAGGTTTGGTACCTTAGTAGGAAGTACTGCAGGAATCTGCTCTGAACCATCATAGTTTGGTACATAGTCAACCGTCTCTTTATCAAGATCGGCCAGCAGTTCATGAGCAATCTTTGACATGCGCACTTCGGTGTAACGCATCGCCGCAGCAGAGTCGCCATCGATGGAGCCAAAGTTACCTTGACCATCTGCAAGCATATAACGCAGTGCAAACGGTTGAGCCATACGTACAATAGTGTCATATACAGCGCTATCACCGTGTGGGTGATATTTACCGATTACGTCACCTACAACACGTGCAGACTTTTTATAAGGTTTGTTCCAGTCGTTACCCAAAACGTTCATTGCGAACAGAACGCGGCGGTGTACTGGTTTTAAGCCGTCTCTTACATCCGGCAGTGCACGGCCAACAATAACCGACATCGCATAGTCAAGGTATGAACCTCGTAGCTCGTCTTCAATGTTAACCGGTGTGATCTCTTTTGCTAGATCGCTCATAGAGCATTATCCCTCTATTGTTAGATCGTACTATATCCAAACAACCTCAAGTGAAGTCTCTTCTTACTAAGGTTTCTTAGATATATCTTCCCCTAATAATCTAAAAAATATAACACACAAATGCCGACTCTGGCATTACTTTCATTAGTCAGAACCTAGGCTCAGACCTCACATTTAACTCAAATGCGCATAAAATAAACTAATCAGAATTATTGGTATGAAAAACAAGCATTTTCGACGATTTCAACAACAGCTAAAAATCAACCAACTGCCTGCATGGGCGGCAAAATGCCCCTTTTGTTACTGCGCGGCGTAATAGTTTGTGTATATAATGCCCCAAAATTGGTAACTCAATAATAAGTATGACTCAGGGAAAAAACGTCGACCTCGCCGAAATCAAAAAGTTTGAAGACCTCGCCTCTCGTTGGTGGGACAAACAGGGAGAATTCAAACCCCTTCACCAAATCAACCCTCTTCGCTTGCAATACGTTCAAGACAATGTGCAGGGCCTATTTGGTAAGAAGGTGCTAGATGTTGGATGCGGTGGCGGTATCTTGGCCGAAAGCATGGCACTGGAAGGCGCCGATGTAACTGGGCTAGATATGGGTAAAGAGCCACTTGAGGTTGCAAGACTGCACGCACTCGAATCTGGGGCCAAGGTAAACTACGTACGAACTACAGTAGAAGAGCACGCCGCTGAAAACCCAGCAAGTTACGATGTGGTCACCTGCATGGAGATGATTGAGCATGTGCCAGACCCTATGTCTGTTATCGCCTCTTGCGCCAAGTTAGTTAAGCCAGGCGGTCATGTCTTCTTCTCTACCCTAAACAGAAACCCTAAGTCGTACGCCTTCGCCATCCTAGGTGCGGAATACATTTTGAAACTGCTACCTAAAGGTACCCACGACTACAACAAGTTCTTAAAGCCGTCTGAGCTTATTCGCTTTATCGACCAAACCCCGCTTCAGGATAAGGGCATCACGGGTATCGGTTACAGGCCGCTCAGTGATAGCTATCAGCTAACACCAAATGTGGACGTCAATTACATAGTCCACACCCAAAAAGTTGACTAATTAAGCCCCTCCTTGAGGGGCTTTTTGTTGCCTTTTTCAGCACCTCAAAAACAGCCGTTTCGATCCAATTCCCTGATAAAGATCAAGTAATTTATTTTTTGGGAAGTACAAATTTAATTCACTCACAAGCGCGTATAAAAACAAAGTCAAAGTGGCGCTAAACCACAAAGTAAGTGAACGCTAACTGAAAATTTTCCACCCACCAGTTATCCACAACTAATACAGGAACGGAAACTTGAAAACCTCAGGCAACCGCACTATCTTGTAACTCAGTTAAGGGTGACCCCCTATATGTAGTGTTTCTAGCTTTCTAACAAGCTAGACTTGGATCACAAAGTCACATGTAATTCATTTCAAATAATGAAAAATGTGGCTTTCATCGTTGATGTTATGGATATCTAACAGAATGAACCACAATCTTACCGTCACAAAGCGTCATGGACGTACTGAGCCGATAGATCTAGAGAAGATCCATCGCGTTATTACCTGGGCAGCGGAAGGCCTAGACAATGTGTCTGTTTCTCAAGTAGAACTTAAGTCTCAAATCCAATTCTACGACGGTATTACCACGTCAGATATTCATGAGACCATGATCAAAGCCTCTGCTGATCTGATCTCTGAAGAAACTCCAGATTATCAATATCTAGCGGCTCGCCTAGCTATCTTCCACCTGCGTAAGAAAGCCTATGGTCAATATGAGCCACCAGCGCTGTTTGATCACGTTGCAAAACTAGTAGACATGGGCAAATACGACCAACACCTACTAGAAGACTACTCTCGCGAAGAATTCGAGTTGATGGACTCTTTCATTGACCACAAACGCGACCTAGATTTCTCATATGCTGCGGTTAAACAGCTCGAAGGTAAGTACTTTGTGCAAAACCGCGTAACTAAAGAGATCTACGAGAGTGCTCAGTTCCTTTATATCCTTGTAGCTGCGTGCCTATTTTCGAAGTATCCACGCGAAACGCGCCTAGATTACATCCGTCGTTTCTACGATGCAGTTTCTACCTTTAAGATCTCACTGCCAACACCAATCATGTCTGGTGTGCGCACCCCTACTCGCCAGTTCAGCTCATGCGTACTGATTGAGTGTGGTGATAGCCTAGACTCTATCAACGCAACAGCGAGCTCTATCGTACGCTACGTATCCCAGCGTGCAGGTATCGGCATCAACGCTGGTCGCATCCGTGCCCTAGGTTCTGAGATCCGCGGTGGTGAAGCCTTCCACACCGGTTGTATTCCTTTCTATAAATACTTCCAAACAGCAGTTAAATGCTGTTCTCAAGGTGGCGTGCGTGGCGGTGCAGCAACAGTATTCTATCCACTATGGCACGGTGAAGTTCAGAACCTTATGGTTCTTAAGAACAACCGTGGTGTAGAAGAAAACCGTGTTCGTCACATGGACTACGGCGTTCAGCTTAACAAGCTAATGTATAGCCGCTTGATTGAAGGTGGCAACATCACCCTGTTCTCGCCATCAGACGTACCGGGTCTATATGATGCCTTCTTCCAAGACCAAGACGAGTTTGAGCGTCTATACGTTCAATACGAAGCGGACGACAGCATCAAGAAAGAGCAGGTTAAAGCGATTGAGCTGTTCAGCATCCTGATGCAAGAGCGTGCATCTACTGGTCGTATCTATATCCAAAACGTGGACCACTGTAATACTCACAGCCCGTTCGATGCGAGCGTAGCACCAGTTCGTCAATCTAACCTGTGTCTTGAGATTGCCCTTCCTACTAAGCCACTGGCGAACGTAGAAGATGAAAACGGTGAAATTGCACTGTGTACGCTATCTGCGTTCAACCTAGGTGCAATCCAAAACCTAGACGATTTCGAAGAGCTCTCTGAGCTAGTGGTTCGTGCTCTAGACGCACTGCTTGATTACCAAGACTACCCTCTTCCAGCAGCGAAGATATCGACCATGAACCGTCGTACTCTGGGTGTGGGCGTGATCAACTACGCATACTATCTTGCGAAACATGGCGCGAAATACTCAGACGGCAGTGCAAACGGTCTGACTCACCGCACCTTTGAAGCGATGCAGTACTACTTGCTAAAAGCATCGGTTGCGCTAGCAAAAGAGCAAGGTGCTTGCCCGTCTTTCCACGAAACCACCTACTCTCAAGGTATCCTACCGATCGATACCTATAAGAGCTCGCTAGATGGCATCGTTGAAGAAGAACTTCACTATGACTGGGAAGAGCTACGTCGTGAGATCAAACAGCACGGTTTGCGTAACTCGACCCTAACAGCTCTAATGCCTTCTGAGACCTCTTCTCAGATCTCGAACGCGACTAACGGTATCGAGCCACCACGTGGTTACGTATCAGTGAAAGCGTCAAAAGATGGCATCTTGAAGCAGGTAGTGCCTGAGTTTACTAAGTACAAAGAGAACTACGAGCTACTGTGGGATATCCCGAATAACAACGGTTATCTGAACCTTGTGGGTATCATGCAGAAATTCGTAGACCAGTCTATCTCTGCGAACACCAACTATGACCCGAACAAATACGAGAACGGCAAGGTGCCAATGAAGCTGCTGCTTCGCGACCTTCTTACTGCGTATAAGTTTGGTGTGAAGACCCTTTACTACCACAACACCCGTGACGGCGCGAAAGACGATCAGAAAGACGTGGCTGTGGAGCAAGATGACGATTGCGCTGGCGGCGGTTGCAAAATCTAAGTTTAAGCTGAGGGAGCCGTGGGCTCCCCTATTGACGTTACATATTAAGGAATAATTCGAGGTTACAATGGCCTATAGCACTTTTACCCAAAATAAAAACGACCAGCTTAAAGAACCTATGTTTTTGGGTCAGCCGGTTAACGTTGCTCGTTATGACCAGCAAAAATTTGAGATCTTCGAGAAGCTGATCGAAAAACAACTTTCTTTCTTCTGGCGTCCAGAAGAAGTAGACGTATCGAGCGATCGCATCGACTACAACAAGCTGCCTGAGCACGAGAAGCACATCTTTATCAGTAACCTGAAGTATCAGACGCTGCTTGATTCTATCCAAGGCCGCAGCCCGAACGTGGCGCTGTTGCCTCTGGTTTCTCTGCCTGAGATTGAAACCTGGATTGAGACTTGGTCTTTCTCTGAGACTATTCACTCTCGCTCATACACACACATCATTCGTAACATCGTTAACGACCCAGCGGTTGTATTTGACGATATCGTAGAGAACGAGCACATTCTAAAGCGTGCTAAAGACATCGCTCACTACTACGACAAGCTTATCGAAATGACCAACGACTATCATCGCTACGGCGAAGGTAAGCACGAGATCCAAGGTGAAACGGTTGACGTGAACCTGATGGCGCTTAAGAAGCAGCTGTATCTTTGCCTAATGTCTGTAAACGCGCTGGAAGCGATCCGCTTCTACGTGAGCTTTGCTTGTTCATTCGCTTTCGCAGAGCGTGAGCTAATGGAAGGTAACGCAAAGATCATCAAGCTTATCGCACGTGATGAAGCCCTTCACTTGTCTGGTACTCAGCACATGCTGAACCTACTACGCAACGGTCAAGACGACTTTGCATTCTTGCAGATTGCTGAAGAAGCGAAAGATGAATGTATTGCCATCTTCAAAGATGCGGCAGAGCAAGAGAAAGAGTGGGCAGAATACCTGTTTAAAGACGGCTCTATGATTGGTCTTAACAAGGACATCCTGTGCCAATACGTTGAGTACATCACCAACATCCGTATGCAAGCGGTAGGTCTTCCTTCTGTATACCCAGAGGCGACCAACAACCCTATCCCTTGGATCAACGCATGGCTATCTTCTGACAACGTTCAGGTTGCGCCTCAAGAAGCGGAGATCAGCTCGTACCTTGTAGGTCAGATTGATAACGAAGTATCGACAGAAGACTTTGAGGACTTCGAACTTTAATCATGCATAAGGTCACCATCAATAAAGTCACCAACCTGGTCAATTCAAAGAACTCTACACTGCTAGAGTCGATGGAGATGTCTGGACTAAAGCCAGAATATAACTGCCGAGATGGTCACTGTGGTGCGTGCCGTTGCAAGCTCGAAAGCGGTGAAGTCGAGTACATCGGCTTTGCCATGGCCTATCTTAAAGAAGATGAGATATTGCCATGTATCTGCCGAGCAAAAAGTGATGTGGACCTAGCGCAGGTCAACCTGCACAACCAGGTTAAACACGCTTCTTGATACAAGTTCCAAGCACAAAAAAACGCTCTGCATTTGCAGAGCGTTTTTTTTTATCTTCACTATTGAATCTAGCCTGCCACGACCTGAAGTGTCTCTGGAGTCGACTGAGTAAACAGGTTGCGGCACTGACGCACCATCCAATGATGATTGCCTAAAATCGCTTCAGCATCCTTTTCAGATACCACCTTACGCCCTATCTCCTGTCCATCATCATCGAACAGTTTGAGGGTATAATTGGCTGAAGCCTCAGAGGAGATTGGCGTACCAAGAATCTGCACACTGCGCCACATAGAGAAAAGGTTAATCTGATCCGAATGTTCAACCTCTCCTAGCAGTACCTGTTCAGTTCCGACTCGATACCAAACCTCAATCCTTGAATGATTTTGCATAAAGTCCTCCTTGTCGTTAAGGGGCAAAACGCCCTTGTCTGAAAGCAACAAATTTTTAGGGAACCTTCATTATAAGTTGACGGTTTGTTTAGGGAAGTAGTGAATCATGCTAATTTCCCTTCTCGACAAGAACCCCTTGAACGACAAGGCCTTAAGCGATAGATCTTTTTGTTATATATCCCGTGATTAAGTTCAAAGTTTTACAATGCGTTTTGGTTAAACATCACAGTTTGACTATCTCTGACGAGAGCCGCACCACTGAGCCGTAGTTTCCCCAAGGCTCTAGCTCATTCACGTCACGACGTAACATATCCAAAGCGATAGCGGAAATCACTATAGATCTCGCCTTAAAACTGTAATCTCTCTTAAATTCAACGGTTTGTGACAAGATATTATTCTGTGTTTTTAGCTTGAGTTGCCACTGTTTCTCGCCACTTTGTTGCAAGTTCAAGCTATAAAAGGCATTACCAGCCAAGCCAGAATCTAATCGCTCATTGCTAGATTGGTTGACAGACACTAGGTTCGCTGTCCCTTCGGTGGACTCGGCCAACCAGCTGTGAAAAAAGCCTTGAGTTACACCATCAAAAATAGCGATTCGCTGTGGAAGCTTATCAAACACCGCTTTTACTGGATGACAGTTGGTCGAGACCGTATTGTCGATAAGAAGCTGCTCTACCCTGCCGACATACTCTTCTACCTCAGTAGAGAGCTCGCTATAAAATACCTTAACCTCAATATAAGGAAGCGCTGAGCGATAGCCCAAGATAACGCCTTGTGGCCTAGATAGTGGTTCTAACGTATTAGCGATGCCAGACTCAGAGAGCCCATAGGTGAAGAGTCTGTGGATCTTCTTCGCCTCGATACAGGCGTGATTGGCCTGCATATGCGGAATGATCTCTTGATTAACCATGGTCTTAAACTCATGGGGAACACCAGGTGTGAAATAGCACTGCGCTCCTGAGATATTCACGGTAAATCCGCAAGCTGTCCCACGAGGATTATCTAAGATGGTACTGCCTTGGGGCAGCATGGCCTGCTTAATATTCGACTCCGGCATCTCGCGCCCCCAGCTATCAAACATCTGCTGGATTCGCTCTACCCACTCTGGGTACAGTTCTAATTGGGTGTTTGCGGATAGCGCAGCCGCTTCTGCGGTCAAGTCGTCGCTGGTTGGTCCTAAACCACCATTAACTATTACCACATCATGTTTGTCTGCTAGATGGTTCAGGGCCGATGAAATGGCTTCTAAACTGTCCCCTACCGTGGTGCGCGTAGTCATTTGAAAGCCAGACTCAAATAGGGTCGAAGAGAGCCAACTGGCGTTGGTATCGACGATGTCACCAAACAGAACCTCTTCACCTGTGCTCAGCATGGCTATCTTAGGGGGATTACTTTGTACCAAAATTTTGCCTTTATTAGTGTCTATACTAGTTTTAGTCCCTTAGTTCACGACACATTCGCGTATCTTAAGCGACGTTTATATGCAACATGAGCGACCGCTCAAAAATCGAGCTAAGCCTCTGTTTTAATTAGAACTAAAATAATAGATAATTGTGATAACGATCGAGAATTATTTTGCAAGGGAGTCTTGAGTGCAATTCAAGAAAATTGCTGCGTCGCTTGGCATGCTAGTCAGTGCCCAGAGTTATGCTCTACAGGATACTAACAAACATAACGAGTTTTCATACAGCTATCAATGCGACGATGCCTATCAATACTGTGCAAAATCTAATGTCGACCTGCATTCCTTCTCGCTAGATTCGAAAGAAACAGCGTTGGATCTCGACGCTAAACATTATCCTATGCACCTAAGTGTCTCAGACGGTAAAGACTGGGATTACCTCGCCGAGCAAACCTACACCATTTTGGGCCTTAGTGTGGTTACCGTTGGTTTGATGACACTGCTACCAGAAAGTATCACCAAATGGGACGATGACGCACGCGACCTTAGCAAGCTTGGCGATAAATGGGTAGAAAACGTGAAAGCGGGTCCTACTTGGGACCGAGATGAACACTTCCTAAACTACATCATGCACCCATACTTTGGTGGTGTTTACTATACCGCAGCGCGTCACGCCGGCTTCAACGAGTTTGAATCCTTTGGTTACTCCTTTGCTATGTCTGCCCTTTTCTGGGAATACGGCGTAGAAGCGTTTGCTGAAGTCCCTTCTTGGCAGGATCTTTTCATCACACCTATGTTTGGTGCGGTTGTGGGTGAGCTTATGCTACAAGGTGAGCAAGAGGTTCTGGCAAATGGCGGTAAGGTTTGGGGCTCATCTACCATGGGTAGCGTTTCCCTATTCTTCCTAAACCCAGTGGGTCACATCCACTATTGGATTACCGATGCATGGGGCGGCGATGCTGAAGCCAGTTTTGTGACTAACCCATGGTTTGGCTCACAAGATGCCGCTGCCTTTGCTCTCGATTCTGGAGCGCCTTATGACGCACAGTTTGTCGGTATGCAGCTCAGCCTTAAATTCTAATCATAAAAAAACGCCCATCACAGGGCGTTTTTTCTTATCTAGCTTTCACTAAGCTGCATCGTCTTTCTCGACCGAACGGATTTCCGTTGGTGCATCGGTTAGCACTTGAGTAAGGTCATGGCTAAAGTGATCCACCTGAATTGCACGGTATCTCAGCTTATCAGCCTCAAGCACTTGGTTTACCTCTGCCTGAGATAGAATGCCTTGCTGCTTACAAGCGTTTAGCTTATCGAGTAAAGAGGCTTTCTTCTCAACCTTGCCCTCTTTGATAGCAAGATTAACCTTCTTCTCTAGCGGTTTTACTTCATGCATGGCAACGAAGGCCCTTTCCATAATACCGACAGCGTCACCATCTTTTGAACCTACATAACATAGGTCAGTCAGTCGATCTCGCTGCTCTCCCGGAGTCATGAGAAGCTCTGCTACCTGCATCACTAGCTTGTCACTCGGGCCTTTAAAGTTATTACCCAATGGGAAGACCAGTAGCTTCATAAGATACTTAGCCCAAACGACCGGATAGTTACTTAGCGCTTCTTGCAGAGATTTAGCGCCTTGCTGTAAGCAGTGCTCTACTGCATAACGAAGGTATGGAAGGTCTTCTGATTTTTGTCCCTCATCGTGGAACTTCTTAAGAGCCGCCGATGATAGGTATAGATAACTTAGCAGGTCGCCAAGGCGTGCTGAGATAAGCTCCTTACGCTTGAGATCTCCTCCTAGGGTCAGCATTGCAAAATCAGCACTTACCGCCAACGCCTTACTTAGGCGGGTCATATCTTGGTAATAGCCCTTGGTTGGGCCAGAAACAGGTGCTGAGGTGAAACTGGATGCGGTCAGCGCACCAAACAGAGAGCCAAAGCTATTCTTGGTTGCATGGCCGATGTGTTTGAACAGCAGGTTATCGAACTCTTCAGCCGCTTTTTCTTGATCCTCTTCAGAGGCCAGCGCCATCTCTTTCAGTACATAAGGATGACAGCGGGTTGCACCTTGGCCAAAGATCATCAGGTTTCGAGTCAGGATATTTGCACCCTCTACTGTAATCGCAACCGGGATGCCATAGTAGTGATGCGACAAGTAGTTCATCGGGCCTTGTTGGATAGCGCGTCCTGAGTGGATATCCATCGAGTCATCAAGAACGGTGCGCGCCATCTCTGTCATGTGATATTTAGCGATGGCAGTAACAATACCCGGCTTTTCACCGCTATCCAGCGCTGTGGTGGTTAAGGTTCGGCTCGCCTCCAATAGATAGTTGAAGCCGCCGATGCGCGCCAGTCCTTCTGCTACCCCCTCAAACTTACCAATCGACAAACCAAACTGCTTTCTAACTAGCGAATAGGCGCCCGTGGTTTTCGCGGTCAGTTGCCCAACGGCTGTACCTAGTGCCGGTAGTGAAATACCGCGACCTGCCGACAAACATTCAACCAGCATGCGCCAGCCTTTACCTGCATAGTCAGCCCCGCCGATCAGCCACTCCATCGGAATGAACACGTCTTTACCTCGGGTTGGACCATTCATAAAGGCAAGGCCGAGTGGATCGTGACGCTCACCGACAACCACACCAGGATGGCTGGTTGGGATCAGCGCACAAGTAATGCCTAGCTCTTCGCCCTTACCAAGGTGGTTTTCAGGGTCGTACAGTTTGAACGCTAAGCCAAGTACAGTTGAAACAGGTGCTAGCGTAATATAGCGCTTGTTCCAGTTAAGCTTGATACCTAGAACTTCTTTACCTTCATGCTCACCAAAGCAAACGTGACCAGAATCCGGAATAGCACCGGCATCAGAGCCGGCTTCAGGACCAGTCAATGCAAAGCAAGGGATATCCTCACCGTTAGCAAGGCGTGGTAGCCAATAATTTTTCTGCTCTTCAGTACCGTAGTGAGATAGGAGCTCACCCGGCCCTAGTGAGTTAGGCACCATCACGGTAACGGCAGCACTTAGGCTGCGAGATGCAATTTTGGTCACTATGGTAGAGTTAGCTAGAGAAGAAAAATCTCGACCGCCGAACTCTTTGGAAATGATTAATGAAAAGAAGCGTTCTTGCTTTAGGTAATCCCACACCTCTTTTGGAAGGTCTCTTTGATGCTTTACGATTTCGAAGTCATCGAGCATCTCAAGGAGGGTTTCAACCTGGTTATCAACAAAGCTCTGTTCTTCTTCTGTGAGCTGTGGCTTGTCATAACCATGAAGCTTTGACCAATCAGGGTTACCGGAGAATAGCTCCCCTTCCCACCAAACACTACCGGCTTCCATCGCCTCTTTCTCGGTACTCGATAACGGCGGCAGCACTTTCTTAAATAGTT contains:
- the nrdB gene encoding class Ia ribonucleoside-diphosphate reductase subunit beta; the encoded protein is MAYSTFTQNKNDQLKEPMFLGQPVNVARYDQQKFEIFEKLIEKQLSFFWRPEEVDVSSDRIDYNKLPEHEKHIFISNLKYQTLLDSIQGRSPNVALLPLVSLPEIETWIETWSFSETIHSRSYTHIIRNIVNDPAVVFDDIVENEHILKRAKDIAHYYDKLIEMTNDYHRYGEGKHEIQGETVDVNLMALKKQLYLCLMSVNALEAIRFYVSFACSFAFAERELMEGNAKIIKLIARDEALHLSGTQHMLNLLRNGQDDFAFLQIAEEAKDECIAIFKDAAEQEKEWAEYLFKDGSMIGLNKDILCQYVEYITNIRMQAVGLPSVYPEATNNPIPWINAWLSSDNVQVAPQEAEISSYLVGQIDNEVSTEDFEDFEL
- a CDS encoding DUF3943 domain-containing protein, producing the protein MLVSAQSYALQDTNKHNEFSYSYQCDDAYQYCAKSNVDLHSFSLDSKETALDLDAKHYPMHLSVSDGKDWDYLAEQTYTILGLSVVTVGLMTLLPESITKWDDDARDLSKLGDKWVENVKAGPTWDRDEHFLNYIMHPYFGGVYYTAARHAGFNEFESFGYSFAMSALFWEYGVEAFAEVPSWQDLFITPMFGAVVGELMLQGEQEVLANGGKVWGSSTMGSVSLFFLNPVGHIHYWITDAWGGDAEASFVTNPWFGSQDAAAFALDSGAPYDAQFVGMQLSLKF
- the ubiG gene encoding bifunctional 2-polyprenyl-6-hydroxyphenol methylase/3-demethylubiquinol 3-O-methyltransferase UbiG, whose product is MTQGKNVDLAEIKKFEDLASRWWDKQGEFKPLHQINPLRLQYVQDNVQGLFGKKVLDVGCGGGILAESMALEGADVTGLDMGKEPLEVARLHALESGAKVNYVRTTVEEHAAENPASYDVVTCMEMIEHVPDPMSVIASCAKLVKPGGHVFFSTLNRNPKSYAFAILGAEYILKLLPKGTHDYNKFLKPSELIRFIDQTPLQDKGITGIGYRPLSDSYQLTPNVDVNYIVHTQKVD
- the nrdA gene encoding class 1a ribonucleoside-diphosphate reductase subunit alpha, producing the protein MNHNLTVTKRHGRTEPIDLEKIHRVITWAAEGLDNVSVSQVELKSQIQFYDGITTSDIHETMIKASADLISEETPDYQYLAARLAIFHLRKKAYGQYEPPALFDHVAKLVDMGKYDQHLLEDYSREEFELMDSFIDHKRDLDFSYAAVKQLEGKYFVQNRVTKEIYESAQFLYILVAACLFSKYPRETRLDYIRRFYDAVSTFKISLPTPIMSGVRTPTRQFSSCVLIECGDSLDSINATASSIVRYVSQRAGIGINAGRIRALGSEIRGGEAFHTGCIPFYKYFQTAVKCCSQGGVRGGAATVFYPLWHGEVQNLMVLKNNRGVEENRVRHMDYGVQLNKLMYSRLIEGGNITLFSPSDVPGLYDAFFQDQDEFERLYVQYEADDSIKKEQVKAIELFSILMQERASTGRIYIQNVDHCNTHSPFDASVAPVRQSNLCLEIALPTKPLANVEDENGEIALCTLSAFNLGAIQNLDDFEELSELVVRALDALLDYQDYPLPAAKISTMNRRTLGVGVINYAYYLAKHGAKYSDGSANGLTHRTFEAMQYYLLKASVALAKEQGACPSFHETTYSQGILPIDTYKSSLDGIVEEELHYDWEELRREIKQHGLRNSTLTALMPSETSSQISNATNGIEPPRGYVSVKASKDGILKQVVPEFTKYKENYELLWDIPNNNGYLNLVGIMQKFVDQSISANTNYDPNKYENGKVPMKLLLRDLLTAYKFGVKTLYYHNTRDGAKDDQKDVAVEQDDDCAGGGCKI
- the yfaE gene encoding class I ribonucleotide reductase maintenance protein YfaE, with protein sequence MHKVTINKVTNLVNSKNSTLLESMEMSGLKPEYNCRDGHCGACRCKLESGEVEYIGFAMAYLKEDEILPCICRAKSDVDLAQVNLHNQVKHAS
- a CDS encoding molybdopterin-binding protein, with amino-acid sequence MVQSNPPKIAMLSTGEEVLFGDIVDTNASWLSSTLFESGFQMTTRTTVGDSLEAISSALNHLADKHDVVIVNGGLGPTSDDLTAEAAALSANTQLELYPEWVERIQQMFDSWGREMPESNIKQAMLPQGSTILDNPRGTACGFTVNISGAQCYFTPGVPHEFKTMVNQEIIPHMQANHACIEAKKIHRLFTYGLSESGIANTLEPLSRPQGVILGYRSALPYIEVKVFYSELSTEVEEYVGRVEQLLIDNTVSTNCHPVKAVFDKLPQRIAIFDGVTQGFFHSWLAESTEGTANLVSVNQSSNERLDSGLAGNAFYSLNLQQSGEKQWQLKLKTQNNILSQTVEFKRDYSFKARSIVISAIALDMLRRDVNELEPWGNYGSVVRLSSEIVKL
- the gyrA gene encoding DNA gyrase subunit A, producing MSDLAKEITPVNIEDELRGSYLDYAMSVIVGRALPDVRDGLKPVHRRVLFAMNVLGNDWNKPYKKSARVVGDVIGKYHPHGDSAVYDTIVRMAQPFALRYMLADGQGNFGSIDGDSAAAMRYTEVRMSKIAHELLADLDKETVDYVPNYDGSEQIPAVLPTKVPNLLVNGSSGIAVGMATNIPPHNLTEVIDGCLAFIKNEEITIDELMDYIPGPDFPTAALISGRKGIVDAYKTGRGKVYMRAKAEIEADSKGKETIIVTEIPYQVNKARLIEKIAELVKDKKVEGISALRDESDKDGMRIVIECKRDSVGEVVLNNLYAHTQLQTTFGINMVALDKGQPKHFNLKEMLKAFVDHRREVVTRRTIFELRKARERAHILEGLALALANIDEIIELIRQAPTPAEAKAGLVARGWDLGMVATMLERAGTDAARPEWLEAEYGIRDGQYFLTEQQAQAILDLRLQKLTGLEHEKILDEYKALLEEIAELMHILASTERLMEVIVEELEAIREGYGDARRTEITAAIHDIDMEELIAQEDVVVTLSHEGYVKYQILSDYEAQRRGGKGKSATKMKDEDYIERLLVANTHDNILCFSTRGKTYRLKVYQLPQASRTARGKPIVNILPLEEGERITAILPVSEFSEDKFIFMATADGTVKKTSLDQFSNVRSNGLIAVNLRDEDSLIGVDITSGEDDIMLFSKAGKVVRFNESQVRGMGRTAAGVRGIKLNGDDQVVSLIVPHNEGDILTITENGYGKRTVLEEYPAKSRATQGVVSIKVSERNGSVVGAVQTEEGDEFMVITDGGTLVRSRVAEVSQVGRNTQGVTIIRTIEDERVVALQRIDEIEELEASEEEGEAVATNEPEQNSDSE